A region from the Salvia splendens isolate huo1 chromosome 15, SspV2, whole genome shotgun sequence genome encodes:
- the LOC121768689 gene encoding probable calcium-binding protein CML46 → MSVANLNEFPLSTNMSTIRFSLLILGLIKFLLVQILLHRKRISLFFTAESHGAADDSNTTIKVAEIKSDDESVCEGEQLETVMTRLGISGRGKLPGKMGGDEIFEMFEKREPSLGEVREAFDVFDQNGDGFIDEMELQRVLCGLGFKEGMEIENCRRMIGAVDEDGEGRIGFYQFVNFMENNFA, encoded by the coding sequence ATGTCTGTGGCTAATCTAAACGAGTTCCCACTATCCACAAACATGAGCACCATCCGATTCTCTCTCCTCATCCTCGGATTAATCAAATTCCTCCTCGTGCAAATCCTCCTCCACAGGAAAAGGATCTCCCTCTTCTTCACTGCCGAATCCCACGGCGCCGCTGATGACTCAAACACGACCATAAAAGTGGCCGAGATCAAATCTGATGATGAGAGTGTTTGCGAAGGAGAGCAGCTGGAGACGGTCATGACGAGGCTAGGCATCTCCGGGCGAGGGAAGCTCCCCGGGAAGATGGGCGGGGACGAGATTTTCGAGATGTTTGAGAAGAGGGAGCCGAGTTTGGGGGAAGTGAGGGAAGCATTCGATGTGTTTGATCAGAACGGGGATGGGTTTATCGACGAGATGGAGCTGCAGAGGGTTCTGTGTGGTTTGGGATTCAAGGAAGGGATGGAGATTGAGAATTGTAGGAGGATGATTGGGgctgttgatgaagatggagaGGGGAGGATTGGTTTTTATCAGTTTGTCAACTTCATGGAAAATAACTTTgcttag